One region of bacterium genomic DNA includes:
- a CDS encoding PKD domain-containing protein: WTFTFTATDTSVSDIEYQVEASDYDGNTSVSGKWYIKITDDENPVAVFTYSPIIPEQNQIVTFNAGSSTDNIKIVTYTWIFGDGDILSLPGWECTHKYTQIGTYTVKLEIQDNAGNKASTQTTIIVKDKEIPVPRINCNDSGINQNPKPVEEDAAVRFDGSKSTDNGIIKTYIWEFVGNGTQIVATTTSVMTYSFANPGLYTVYLNVVDDNNNTSTVPASIQVTVVYNQLTEIQTIGVNGGVLGEVDDITLNIQAGALGVNVEFKVEPASLAEIPNGFVGIAGTAYKITPKKLFNNEGTLTIWYADADQDGLVEECDINNFQKQPLKAEDLRIYYFDGYDWMMLPGVVNTASRTVMAKINHTGKFAIGIKDQGIAGRDVDPDTILANLVLTENPFAPSGSNFTEFQGDLGRDSYITVKIYDTTGEEVRELPKTLVTAGASRVLAIWDGRTNGGEITENGIYVYQIKVEQIGGRMKVETHAIGIVK; this comes from the coding sequence ATTGGACATTTACATTTACTGCGACAGATACGAGTGTAAGTGATATAGAATATCAGGTAGAGGCAAGTGATTATGATGGGAATACATCAGTTAGCGGTAAGTGGTATATAAAGATAACAGATGATGAAAATCCAGTAGCGGTTTTCACCTATAGTCCCATTATTCCAGAACAAAATCAAATAGTAACATTTAATGCTGGGAGTTCAACAGATAATATAAAGATAGTAACATATACCTGGATATTTGGCGATGGAGATATTTTGAGTTTACCAGGTTGGGAATGTACACATAAATATACCCAGATAGGGACATATACAGTTAAATTAGAGATTCAGGATAATGCAGGAAATAAAGCTTCTACCCAGACAACTATAATTGTGAAGGATAAAGAGATTCCAGTTCCTCGTATTAACTGTAACGACAGTGGAATCAACCAAAATCCTAAGCCAGTTGAAGAAGATGCGGCAGTTAGATTTGATGGTAGCAAATCAACGGATAATGGGATTATCAAAACATATATTTGGGAATTTGTGGGTAATGGAACACAGATAGTTGCAACTACTACTTCTGTTATGACCTATTCCTTCGCTAATCCAGGGTTATATACAGTCTATTTGAATGTAGTGGATGATAACAATAATACGAGTACAGTTCCTGCTTCTATTCAAGTTACTGTAGTGTATAACCAACTTACGGAGATACAAACAATTGGTGTCAACGGGGGTGTTCTTGGTGAGGTAGATGATATTACACTTAATATCCAGGCAGGTGCTTTAGGGGTGAATGTTGAGTTTAAAGTTGAACCAGCATCTTTAGCTGAAATCCCGAATGGGTTTGTTGGTATTGCGGGCACAGCTTATAAAATAACTCCAAAGAAACTTTTCAATAATGAAGGTACTTTAACTATCTGGTATGCAGATGCTGACCAGGATGGTCTGGTAGAAGAGTGTGATATTAACAATTTCCAGAAACAACCGCTTAAGGCAGAAGACTTACGAATTTACTATTTCGATGGTTATGATTGGATGATGTTGCCCGGTGTAGTTAACACGGCTTCAAGGACTGTAATGGCGAAGATAAATCATACAGGTAAATTTGCCATTGGGATAAAAGACCAGGGGATAGCAGGTCGAGATGTTGACCCGGATACTATTCTGGCTAACTTAGTTTTGACTGAAAATCCATTTGCTCCAAGTGGTAGTAATTTCACCGAATTTCAGGGTGATTTAGGTAGAGATTCGTATATTACCGTTAAAATTTACGATACTACGGGTGAAGAGGTAAGGGAATTACCAAAGACATTAGTTACAGCAGGAGCAAGTCGAGTATTGGCTATCTGGGATGGAAGAACCAATGGTGGTGAGATTACTGAAAATGGTATCTATGTCTATCAGATTAAGGTAGAACAAATTGGTGGTAGGATGAAGGTTGAGACACACGCAATTGGAATAGTGAAATAA